The proteins below come from a single Zea mays cultivar B73 chromosome 8, Zm-B73-REFERENCE-NAM-5.0, whole genome shotgun sequence genomic window:
- the LOC100277183 gene encoding uncharacterized protein LOC100277183, with protein sequence MAAVVNARAATARCSAAGGPPRGAASSFPPSTIRTRKRTTAAAGGRGRLVAVSAVGDVAAEGNTYLIAGAVAVALVGTAFPILFSRKDTCPECDGAGFIRKAGATLRANAARKDEAQIVCPNCNGLGKLGQIDK encoded by the exons ATGGCTGCCGTCGTCAACGCGCGAGCCGCAACTGCTCGTTGCTCGGCCGCCGGCGGGCCACCACGCGGTGCTGCGTCTTCGTTTCCGCCGTCGACGATAAggacgaggaagaggacgacggcggcggcgggcggccgcggCCGGCTTGTCGCGGTCTCGGCGGTGGGCGACGTCGCGGCGGAGGGCAACACGTACCTCATCGCCGGCGCGGTGGCCGTCGCCCTCGTCGGCACGGCCTTCCCCATACTCTTCTCGCGCAAGGACAC GTGCCCGGAGTGCGACGGCGCCGGGTTCATCCGAAAGGCGGGCGCGACGCTGCGGGCGAACGCCGCGAGGAAGGACGAGGCCCAGATCGTCTGCCCCAACTGCAACGGCCTCGGCAAGCTCGGACAGATCGACAAGTAG